The genomic interval TGACGTCGGCATCGTCACTGACCAGCGGCCCGCGCACCTGCACGGTACGGTTGCCCAGCTGCCACTTGTCGTATACCCGGTTGTGCTGCATGTACAGCAGGCAGGCGTGTTGCTGCAGGGCGTCGGGGCTGAGCGGGCGGCCGTGGCGGGCCAGGTAGTCGGGCGATGCGACCAGCACTCTGCGGTTCCAGTCGGCCAATGGCAGAGCGATGTAGTTGGCATCCTGGTTCAGGCCATAGCGGATGGCCACATCCACCGGGTCGCGGTTGAGGTCGGCAATCTGGTCGGACAGGAAGAAACGCAGTTGCAATGCCGGGTGCTCGCGGCGAAAAGCGCTGAGCCAGGGCAGCAACATGTTGCGGCCCATGTCGGAAGGTGCCGACACCTGCAGGGTGCCGCGCAGGGTATTGGGGTTGCCATGCAGGTCTTCATGGCCCTGGCGCAAGCTCTCCAGCACATTCAGCGCGGTGGGCAGGTAGCGCTCGCCCTCGGCGGTCAGGCGCAGGCTGCGCGTGGTGCGGGCGAACAGGCGTACATCCAGGTCGCGCTCCAGGCGCTTGATTGCTGCGGCCACCTGGCCCGGCAGCAGGCCGGCTTCATGGGCGGCGGCTGTGAAGCTGCCCAGTACGCTGCTGCGGGCAAACAGTTCGAGGTCGGCAATACGCAGCATGTTGCATTTTCACTCCGTGGATGAAAGTGTTGCTGCATTGTGCCGGTTTTTCTTTTGTACTGGAAAGATAAGATACACGCCACATACACCGTTGATTCCCGGAGTTGTTGCATGGATACCGTCTCGCTGGCCAAGCGCCGCTACACCACCAAAGCCTACGATGCCTCGCGCCGTATTCCCCAGGCCACTGTCGATGCCTTGCTTGAACAACTGCGCCACAGCCCGTCCTCGGTCAACTCACAGCCGTGGCACTTCATCGTTGCTGATACCGGCGAAGGCAAGGCCCGCCTGGCAAAGAGTACCAACGAGGGTTTTGCCTACAACACACCCAAGCTCCTCGATGCGTCGCACGTGATCGTATTCTGCACCCGCACCGAAATGACCGAAGCGCACCTCAATGCGGTGCTTGATCAAGAGGCTGCCGATGGCCGTTTCCGTGACGAGCAAGCCCGCGCCGGGCAAAACCAGAGCCGCCGCCATTACGTCAACCTGCACCGCTATGACCAGAAGGACGTGCAGCACTGGATGGAAAAGCAGACTTACCTGGCCTTGGGTACGGCGCTGCTGGGGGCAGCGGCGCATGGTCTGGATGCAACCCCGATCGAAGGCTTCGACAGCAAGGTGCTCGATGCTGAGCTGGGCTTGCGTGAGCGTGGCTTTACCAGTGTGGTGATCCTCAGCCTGGGTTATCGCAGCGAGTCGGACTTCAACGCCGGGCTGAACAAATCACGCTTGCCGGCTTCGCAAGTGTTCACTTTCTTGTGAGATTACCGGGGCCACAGACGGCCCCGCCCGACAATGAATTTTTGCTTGCCAGTCAATAACTGCCATCGTGCAGTGCCAGGCTCTGGCGCAGCTGTTCGAGCATGGCCACACGCAGCGCCAGCGGGGCCTGGATGCGGATAGAACCTGCTTGGGACAGCAGCCAGCCCATCAGCGCCCGGTTGTCGGCCACGGTAGCGACCAGCACGGCGCCGCCGCTCGCTTGCGGTGTCAGTTGCATGTCTGCTGACAGGGGTGATTGTTCCAGGCGGCGGGCCAGCGCGTCATCGACCCAGGCATGCAGTTCAACGTGGTCCGGGGGGGTAAGCACGTCGGGTTGCAGCTGCTGCGCTTCGCTCAGGCTCAGGCCCGGTTGCCAGTACCAGCCGTAAGGCATGCCTTTACTGTTGCACTGCAACGGGAACAACGCGGCAAGCTCGACCAGGTCGCGTTCGACGGTGCGTTTGCTGGTGGTATGGCCCACGGTTGTCAGGGCGGCCTGCAACTGGGTAGAGCTCATCCCGGGGTGGCGGCCGGGCAGCAACTTGAGCAGCTGCCACTGTCGGGCGATGGTATGGCGGGTTGGGTGGCTGGGCAAAGGCTTCGTCCTTGAAGGCAGGCGTCAAACCTGCCTGGATAGTGGCGTATAGCTATTGCGCAGCATACCCTCTCATAGAATGGGATCCAAGTTTTCCCCGAATGCCGCCAGTTGAATTCAGATAGCGAGGCTGTCGACCACGCCGCCGTCGACCCGCAGGGCCGCGCCGGTGGTGGCGGAGGAATAAGGGGAGGCGAGGTATACCACCAGGTGGGCAACCTCATCGACATCGGCGACGCGCTGGATGATCGAGCTTGGCCGCGCGGTGCGGACGAAGTTGTCCGCCTCTTCACGAATGCTGCGCCCGGAAGCCTTGGCTGCATCGGCCACCATCGCGGTCACGCCATCGGTCAGGGTCGGGCCCGGCAGCACTGCGTTCACGGTAACCCCGGTGCCGGCCAGACGCTTGGCCAAGCCATGGGAAACGGCCAGGTTGGCGGCCTTGGTCACGCCGTAGTTGATCATGTCGGCAGGAATGGCGACACCCGATTCCGAGGAAATGAACAGGATCCGCCCCCAGCCTTTCTCGATCATGCCCGGGGCATAATGGCGGGCCAGGCGCACACCGCTGAGCACGTTGGTTTCGTAGAAGCGCGCCCACTCGCTGTCGTCTACATCGAAGAAGTCGACGTCGTCGTAGATGCCCAGGTTGTTGACCAGGATGTCGGCCCGTGGGTGGGCAGCGAACAGGGTTTCGGCACCGGCGGCGGTACCCAGGTCGGCGACCACGCCTTGCACCTGGCCACGCCCACCTTGCTTGCGCACTTCGGCGAGGGCGGCGTCCAGCGACTTCTGGCTGCGGCCGGCAATGACCACGTCGGCATTGGCGCGGGCCAGGCCACGGGCGATGGCCAGACCAATACCGCCGGTCGAGCCGCTGATGATGGCGGTGCGTCCGCCGAGGTCGATGTTCATGGGATGGCTCCTGTAAGTGAGTTGCAGTGATGCAAGCCATTCTAGTGAAGCACGCAGGTTGGCAAGCGCGAGCGCGCGAGGTCTATGGAGCCGCTCAGAAGCGCTAGGTTATGACACGCTGCAACGCCTCGATAAACACCTCTTCCGCCCGGCTGAACCGCTGTTCCCTGTTCCACAACAGGTGAATATCCACATCGGCAATCCCTTCCTGCGGCGCCAGCTTCCACAGCAACCCCGCTTCGACATCCGGTGCCACCACATGCTCGGGCAGGCAGCCGATGCCAAACCCGGCGATCACCAGCCGGCGGACTTCTTCAAGGCTTGGCGATGAGGCCACGATCCGCCCGGCGAACCCTTGCAGGTCTCGGAAAATGGTCAGTGGCGACAACATGCCGCCAATCTGATCGCTGGTGAAACTGACGAAGTTCTCCCGTTGCAGGTCGCCTTCGGCCTGGCCAAACAGGGCATGGTGCTTGCCACAGAAAAACGCATAGCGTTGGCGCAGGAACAGCCGCTGTTCCAGCCGTGGCTGTGCACGCCGGGTGAGGCTAAGGCCCGCCGTGGCGGTTTTTTCCTGCAGGGCGGCGACGATGTCGGAGCTGCGCATCACGTCGATTTCCAGTTCCACTCGCGGGCGCTGGCGGTGGAAGTCGGCGAGGAAGTTGTCGAAGCGTTCGCTGACGATGCGGCTGATCATCAGCAGGCGCACTTTGCCCACCACTTCGTCCGCCGGTTGCTCCAGCAAGCCGCCGATCTGCGACATTTGCCCATACACCTCGCCGGCCAGCTGGAACAGCTGCTCGCCCATTTCTGTCAGCACGAAGCGCGGCCCACGGCGGGCAATGAGCTGGCGGCCGAGCTGCTCTTCAAGGCGCTTGAGCGCCTGGCTTACCGCCGGTTGGGTGAGGTGCAGGCGGGCGGCGGCGCGGCTGATGGACAGCTCCTGGCCGATGACCCGGAAGGTGCGCAGCAGGTTCCAGTCGAGGCGGTCGTTGAGCAGGCGGTCAGACATGGCGAGGACTCGATGATAAGCGTGGCTAATAGTTCGAATAATAAATAGAAAATTGACTAATCATAGCCCCGGGCCGATAAATCGCATGCATTGAAGCCCGGTGTGTCGGCGGCGGCTTTTTCGCGGGCTTGCCCCGTCCCACAGGTACTGCACTGTTGCAGACAGGGTGCGACCCCTGTGGGAGCGGGCGAGCCCGCGAACAAGCCAGCACCGAACCAGCAGGCCAAGCGCCACCAGAGCGCCACCGTGTCCCAGCAACTCCTGCCAGAACAACAAGCAAAGGAGCCCCCATGAACCCCACCGCTTCCGCCCAGCCGCGCCGTGCAGCCGCCGCCGCGTTCATCGGTACCATGATCGAGTGGTACGACTTCTACATCTACGCCACCGCCGCCGCCCTGGTGTTCGGTGCCTTGTTCTTCCCCTCTGACGACAGCCTGTTCAGCACCATGGCCGCGTTCGGCACCTTCGCCGTGGGCTTCTTCGCCCGGCCGCTGGGCGGCATCGTCTTCGGCCACGTGGGCGACCGAATCGGCCGCAAGAAGTCGCTTGTCATCACCCTGCTGATGATGGGTATCGTTACCGTGTGCATCGGCCTGCTGCCGACTTACGCGCAGATCGGCGCTACCGCGCCGGTGCTGTTGATCCTGCTACGCATCGTCCAGGGCATTGCCGTGGGCGGCGAGTGGGGCGGGGCGGTATTGATGGCCGGCGAGCATGCGCCCAAAGGTCGGCGCAACTTCTTCGCCTCGTTCGCCCAGCTGGGCAGCCCGGCTGGCCTGATTCTGTCGCTTCTGGCCTTTGGCGCGGTTACCCGCCTGCCTGAAGAGGAACTGATGAGCTGGGGCTGGCGCGTGCCGTTCCTGGCCAGCGCGTTGCTGCTGCTGGTGGGCCTGGCGATTCGCCTGGGGGTGAATGAGTCACCCGAGTTCATCGCCAGCCGCGAGCAGGCGCAAAAGGCTCGGCGCAAGGAGCAGGCGCCAGTCCTTGAAGTGCTGCGCACCGCCTGGCGCCCGCTGTTGCTGTGCATCGGCGCCAACACCCTGGGCATTGCCGGGGTCTACTTCACCAACACTTTCATGATCAGCTACACCACCCAGCAGTTGCACCTGGAGCGCTCGTTGATCCTTGAATGCCTGTTCTTTGTGGCGATCATCCAGTTCGGTGTGCAGCCGCTTGCGGCGTGGCTGTCGGAAAAGGTCGGTGCGACGCGCTTCCTGGCGCTGGTTGCGCTGCTGGCGATGGCCTCGCCCTACCCGATGTTCGTGCTGGTCAGCTCGGGCCAGGGCCCGTTGATCGTGCTTGGCATCGCCCTGGCCGCAGCCTGCATGGCTTCCTTCTACGCGGTGATTGCCGGCTATGTCAGCGGCATGTTCGCAACCCGCGTGCGCTACACCGCCATTTCTCTGGCCTATCAGATCTGCGGCGCGATCGCTGGCGGCCTGACCCCGCTGATTGGCACCTGGCTGGCCCATACCTTCAGCGGCCAATGGTGGCCGATGGCAGCCTTCTACACCCTGATCGCCACCATTTCGCTGGTTTGCGTGCTCGCCTTGGCGCGCCAGTACGCCCGTAGCCAGCGCCTGGAACTGGCCTGATCGAACCCCCACTATTCTGGAGTACCCGCATATGTTGAAAAGCAATGGCGAACGCCTGTGGGCGAGCCTGATGGCCATGGCCGAAGTCGGCGCCACCGCCCGCGGCGGCAACTGCCGCCTGGCCCTCAGCGAGGAGGACAAAGCCGGCCGTGAACTGTTCAGCCACTGGTGCCGCGAAGCGGGCCTTAGCCTGTCGGTAGATGCCATCGGCAACCTGTTCGCCCGCCGTGCCGGCAGTGACCCGCATGCCGCCCCGGTCATGATGGGCAGCCACCTCGACACCCAGCCCGAAGGTGGCCGTTTCGATGGCGTGTATGGCGTGCTGGCCGGCCTGGAGGTGGTGCGCCGCCTGAACGACTTGAACATCCAGACCCGCAAGCCACTGGAAATTGCCGTATGGACCAACGAGGAGGGCGCGCGCTTCACCCCAGCCATGTTTGGCTCGGCGGTGTTCACCGGCAGCCTCGCGCTGGCCGAGGCGCTGGCCATTCGCGATGCCGATGGCGTCAGCGTCGCCGATGAACTGCACCGCACCGGGTACGCCGGCCAACGCCCGCTGGGCGGCGAGGTGGATGCCTATTTCGAGGCGCATATCGAACAAGGCCCGATCCTTGAAGACAACGCCAAGGCCATTGGCGTGGTCAGTGGTGGCCAGGCTATCCGCTGGCTGGACGTGACGGTCGAGGGCATGGCGGCACACGCCGGCACCACGCCGATGCTGCTGCGCAAGGATGCGCTGTACGGCACTGCGCGGATGATCCAGGCGGTCGAGCAACTGGCAGCGGACTTTTCCCCCCAAGGCCTGACCACCGTAGGTGAGCTCTCCATTGCCAAGTCTTCGCGCAACACCATTCCCGGCCTGCTGCAGTTCACGGTCGACCTGCGCCATCACCGCGACGAGGCCATCGAAGCCATGGAGCGCGAGCTGACCCTGAAGCTGCAAGCCATCGCCAGCCAGCGCGGCCTGCAAGTGCGTATCGAGCGCCACTGGGTGAGCCCGGCGACCCCGTTCGATGCCGACTGCGTGGCTGCCGTGCAGCAAGCGGTGGATGGCCTTGGGTATGCGCAGCAATCGATTGTCAGCGGGGCGGGTCACGATGCCATTCTGTTGGCGCGGTACTGCCCGACGGCGATGGTGTTCATCCCCTGCGTCGGTGGCCTGAGCCACAACGAGGCTGAGGACGTGCTGCCTGATGATGCCCGACAGGGCGCGGATGTACTGCTGAACGCTGTGCTGGCACGTGCAGGCCGTGTCGACATAACTCATTGAATAGGGGGACCCTGTGGGAGCGGGCTTGCCCCGCGAACACCGGCAAAGCCGGTGCCATGCATCGCCAGGCCCCCTTCGCGGGACAAGCCCGCTCCCACAAGTTCCTGCAAACCTTACCCACGCTGAGGATGTCGTGGCGAACTACATCCCACCCCTTCGCACATGCTTGACGAACACCTTCTCCAGCAACTCCCACATCGCCGGGTCCGTACTGAACGCCACATTGAAGCGCATCCACCCGGTCGCTTTGGCATCGACCATGAACAACTGCCCAGGCCCTAGCATGATGCCTTTCTCCAGCGCATCATCCAGCAATGCGGCACTGTCCGGAATCGCCGGGTGGCGGGTCCAGATGTACATGCCTTCATCCGATTCGGTGAACAGTTCGAAGCCCAGTCGATGCAGATGCCGGCCAACTTCCTGGTGCGCCTCGGCCAGCCGCTGGCGCAGGCGCTTGAGGTGCTTGCGCCAGCGGCCGTCGATGATCGCGGCGTACACCACACGCTCCATCACCTGCGAGGTGGTCAGGCCTGAGCGCATCTTCAGGTGCAGCAGCTTCTGCATCAGTTCGGGGTTGGCCAGCATGTAGCCGACCCGCACATTGGGCGAGATGCTCTTGGAGTAGCTGCCCACGTACACCACCTGCTGCAGGTGGTCGAGGCTGGCCAGGCATGGCTGCGGTTCGGTGACCATGTCGGCGTACAGGTTGTTTTCCACCAGGCGGAAGCCGTGCTGGCTGGCCAGTTGCAGCAGGCGGTGCAACTGCGGCAGCGGTGTGCGTGAGCAGGTCGGGCTGTGCAGGTGCGGCTGGGTGAAGAACGCCGTCGGGCGGTGGTGGGTGAGCAACTGCTCCAGCTGGTTCAGGTCGTAACCGGCCGGGGTGCGTGGCACGCCTACCAGGGTTGCGCCCTGGGTACGCAGGATGCTCATCAGGTTGGGGTAGCCAGGGTCGTCGACCAGCACCACATCGCCTGGGCGCACCAGCGTGCGGGCGGCCAGGTCCAGGGCCTGGCTGGCACCGTGGGTGAGCATCAGCTGTGCCGGGTTGGCGACGATGGAAAGCTCTTGCTGCAAATTCTGCGCTGTCAGCGTACGCAGTTCCATCAGGCCCATGGGGTCGCCGTAACCCGACAGTTCCAGTGGGCTGCCGGCCACCTGGCGCAGCCCGCGACGCAGGCCGTCTTCGTACATCCAGTCGTTGGGCAGCCAGCCGCACCCCGGTTTGTAGGGCAACTGACGGATCTCGAAGATCTGCTGCAGGTACCACTCGGAGTTGAACATTGGTCGACTGGCGTCGGCCTCGGTAGTGTGCCGGTCCAGCATTTCGCCCGCCGCACGGTTGACGAAGAACCCCGCATTGCCACGGCTCACCAGCAGCCCCTGGGCGACCAGGCGGTCGTAGGCCTCGACCACGGTGAAGGTGCTCACCGAATAGCTCGCGGCAAAGGCGCGTATAGACGGGACCTTGGCGCCCGGCTTGAGGGTCTGGTTGTCGATCAACTCACGCAACCCGTCGATGATCTGGTTGACCAGCGGGGTGGGGGAGTCTGGATGTAATTCGAACATTCGGGGCCTTCAGGGTGCGTATCGCCTGGCGTTTGCAGGGTGTACTGCATGGGCGACCTGTACAGTGCAGTGCGAGATTCATGCCACTGTGCATGGCTCTCTGCGTCGGACATTTTTACATTAGGTGTCGGATATCGCCACATAAAGCATGTTCAGTTCGCTTCAGGCAGTCGTCCTGGGGCGCGTCAGCAGGCCGCCATGGAGGGCCTGCGTGTGTTCGCTCACACCATCCTGCCCGCATTAGCACTGATGTACAGGTGAAACCGCCAGCCATCGGGGTTTCACGGTTTTCCTTGGATAAAAAGAAGCACGGGGTACACAACTGATGGACGCAACATCCACAACCACCACCGCGAAAGGCGGGCACGAGAGCAAGCTCAGTGCCTCGTTGAAGTCGCGCCACCTGACGATGATGTCGATCGCCGGGGTTATTGGCGGCGCCTTGTTCGTCGGCTCCGGCAGCGTGATCCACAGCGCCGGCCCAGCCGCTGTCCTGGCCTACCTGGCGGGCGGCATCCTGGTGGTACTGATCATGCGCATGCTGGGTGAAATGGCGACGTCCTCGCCAGACACCGGCTCGTTCTCCACCTACGCCGACCGCGCCATTGGCCGCTGGGCCGGTTTCACCATCGGCTGGCTGTACTGGTGGTACTGGGTCATCCTCATGGCCTGGGAAGCCTATGTGGCGGGCAAGATCCTGCATGGCTTCTTCCCGGATGTCAGCGTCAACGTGTTCGTGCTGGCCACGACCCTGTTGCTGATTACCGTCAACTTCTTCAACGTCAAGCACTACGGTGAGTTCGAGTTCTGGTTCGCCTTGATCAAGGTGATCGCGATTGTCTGCTTCCTGATCGTGTGTACCGCTGCCGTGATGAACGTCTGGCAGTTTGGTGAAGTGCGTGGCATCAGCCACCTCACCGCCGAAGGCTTCATGCCCAATGGCATCACCACCGTGATCGGTGCATTGCTTGGGGTGATGTTCGCCTTCCTGGGCGCCGAAATCGTCACCATCGCCGCTTCCGAAGCCAAGGACCCGGCCGCGCAGATCGTCAAGGCCACCAACTCGGTGGTATGGCGTGTGTGCCTGTTCTACGTCGGTTCGATCTTCCTGATCGTCTGCCTGGTACCGTGGAACGACCCGCACCTGGGTGTTTCCGGCTATGGCGCTTATCGCCGTACCCTGGAACTGCTGGGCGTGCCGTATGCCGAGCTGCTGATGAACTTCGTGGTGCTGACCTCGGTGAGCAGCTGCCTGATCTCGGGCCACTACACCGCTTCGCGCATGCTGTTCTCCCTGGCCCAACGGGGTGATGCGCCGTCGTTCTTCAAGATCACCCGCGCCGGCACCGGTGTACCGGTATACGCGATCATGGGCTCGTGCGCCGTGGCCGTGGTGTGTGCGCTGATCAACTTCAGCGAAACCCTGCGCCCGAAAGACGTGCTGGATACCCTGATGAACACCACCGGCATGATCGCCCTGCTGGTGTACCTGGTCATTGCCTTCTCGCAGCTGCGCATGCGCCGCAAGCTGATTGCCGAAGGCAAGGAAGTGCGCCTGAAGATGTGGCTGTTCCCGTGGCTGACCTACCTGGTGATCGCGTTCATCGTGGCCGCACTGGTCACCATGGCCTTCATGCCTGACTACCAGATCCTGGTGATTTCCACCGGTATTGCGGCGGCAGTCGTGGTGGCAATGGGCGTGGTGCACCAGATCCGCTCTGGCAGCAGCAAGCAGCACTAAGCGTCACTCGTGCCTGGAAACGGCCGGCTCCCTTGGGGACCCGGCCGTTTCGCGTTGTTGGGCCTGGGTTTTTTCTGCGGGCATGTGGAAGCGCTGGTTCATCCACGGCGAGCCGAGCAGGGCGGCGGCGGCGATCAGGGCCAGGATGGCGAGGGCGATGTAGGTCTTCATGGGCAGGCGCATACATGGACTGACTTCACGCATAGGCGGTCAGTTCCGGCGATAGGGCCCTCACAGTCGACAGATGGCATATGCTAGGCACATTGCCCGCCCAAAAGGAGCCCCACATGGCTTGGTCCGCCAACCAGTATTCCCTGTTCGAAGACGAACGCACCCGTGCCGTACGCGACCTGCTCGCCGCCATCCCGCCACGGCCGGTGCGCCACGCCACCGACCTGGGCTGCGGCCCGGGCAACTCCACCGAGGTGCTGCTGCAGCGCTACCCCGATGCCCAGGTGACGGCACTGGACAGCGACCCTGACATGATCGACAAGGCCCGCGAACGCAAACGGCTGTGCATCCCGCGGGTACGCACGGTCATTGCCGACATTGCCGGCTGGTCCGCCCCAGAGCCGCAAGACCTGATCCTGGCCAATGCCTCGCTGCAATGGGTACCTGACCACGCCTCGCTGTACCCGCACCTGGTGCGTCAGTTGAGTGAAGGCGCCAGCCTGGCCGTGCAGACCCCCGACAACCTCGACGAACCAGCCCATCGGCAGTTGCGCGAGATTGCTAGCCAAGGCCCTTGGGCGGCGAAATTCGCCGATTTCCAGTTGCCGCCACGGCACGGTGCGGCGTTCTACTACGACCTGCTCAGCCCGCTGTGTGCGCGGGTGGATGTGTGGCGCACCACCTATCACCACCCTTTGGTGGGTGGCGCCGAAGCGGTGGTGGAGTGGTTCAAGGGTTCGGCCTTGCGGCCTTACCTGGCCAGGCTTGACGAGCAGGAGCAGGGCGACTTTCTGCAGATGTACCTGCAGGCCATGCAGCGCGACTACCCGCCGGCCACCGATGGCAAGGTGCTGCTGCCGTTCCCGCGGTTGTTCGTGATCGCTACCCGCTAGGGCGGTGCCATCGCCAGGCCACGTAGCTGTAGACGCCGAGGTTGAGCAGCAGCACAACGCTGCCCAGTAACAGCTGGATGTGCGGTGTCAGCCCGGCGGGGTAGATCAGTGGCCAGATGTAGTGCTCCACAAAGCCGCCCTGGTAGCCTGCGCCCCCGGCTGCGCTGCGCATGCGGTTTTCCCAGGTGGTGAGCGGGCAGCCCAGGTGCAGGCATTCCACCGCCACGCCCCAGGCCAGGGCCGGCAAGTGGATGAACAGGGCAGGGCGCCACTTGAGTACCAGCAGGCCGCCGAACAGCACCAGCAGGATGAAGGCCAGGTGCAGCAGGACCAGGGTGTCGGCGGCCAGGCGGTAGAGCATGGTTAGTGTGCCCGGGGGTTGAAGTTATCCCAGCATAGTCGGGTGGCCTGCACTGGCCTCTTCGCAGCACAAGGCTGCTCCTACAGGTTATCGCATTCCTCTGTAGGAGCAGCCTTGCGCTGCGAAAGGGCCGGTACAGGCTTACAACCCTTCCTCAACCATCTGCAAGAAGGTCGCCACTACCCGGCGCGTACGCTGTTCGCTCAGGCACACCAGCGTCTCGGTCAAATGCCGCTGACAATCCACAATCGGTAACGCGCACACCCGCGCATCGGCGCCAAACTCGGCCGCCGAGACCACCCCCACGCCTATCCCCACCACCACCGCCTCACGCGCCGCTTCCCGGCCTTCCACCTGGATCGCCGGGCGAATCCGCAAACCCGCTCGTTGCATCTCTTCTTCCAGCGTCTGGCGCGTCACCGAGCCGGGCTCGCGCAGCACCAGGGGTGTGTCGTCGAGGTCGGCGAGGCTGATCGAGCCACGGCTGGACCACGGGTGGTTATGCGAAACAAACGCCACCATTGGGTCGCGGCGCAGTGGCAGGCAATGCAGGCGCTCATCATCGACATCCCGGCCGAGCAGGGCCAGGTCAGCCTGGTAGCTGAACAAGCGGGCCAGCGACTCATCGGTGTTGCCGGTCTCGATTTTCACCTGGATGCCCGGGTAGCGCTGGCAGAAGCGGGCGATCTGCGGCAGCACGTGTACCGGCGCATCCACCGCCAGCACCAGGCTGCCGGTGTGCAGCGCACGCGAATCGTGCAGCAGCTCTTGAGCTTCGACCTCGCAGGCGAACAGGCGCTGGCTGATGCCCAGCAAGCGCTCGCCAAGATCAGTGAGCTGCACCGAACGCTTGTTGCGGTGGAACAGCAAGACGCCGAAGCGCTCCTCCAGTTTGCGCACCTGGTCCGACACCGCTGGCTGGGTAAGGAACAGCTTTTCTGCGGCGCGGGTAAAGCTGCCGTGCACGGCCACCGCATGGAAGGCCTTCAGTTGTGCGTGGGAAAGCGACATGACAGACCTCAGTAACAAGCTGGGCTTATGTGTGTAATACGATAAATCGATTTTATTTATCTTAGCGCAACTGTTTCCATGAATGTCAGCCCGATGCGGGTACCACGAGTACCGCCTGGGCCATGGCACCCACACGGCGCCATCTGACCCGATGACAGCCTTGTCATCGCTGTGCGTAACACAAGAACAAGACAGGCGTTTCTTCACATTCTGCCGGCACACTTGAGCAAGAGGTCAGACTTACATGAATCAATCCCTAGCCGCGTTGAAACGTTGGCGCATCCAGATTTTCGCCATCACCTGGCTGGCTTACGCCGCCTTCTACTTCACCCGTAAAGCCTTCTCGGTAGCCAAGCTGGGCATTGCCGAAGACCCAGGCTTCATGCTCGACAAGGCCGCCATGGCCAACCTCGACGCCATCTACCTGGCCGCCTACGCTGTGGGCCAGTTCACCTGGGGCATGCTCGCCGACCGCTTCGGCCCGCGTGTGGTGGTGCTTGGCGGGTTGCTGATTTCTGCAGTGGCGGCAGTGGTGATGGGCAGTTACGCCACCTTCCCGATCTTTGCCACCTGCATGCTGGTGCAGGGCCTGGCGCAGTCCACCGGCTGGGCCGGCTTGTGCAAGAACATCGGCAGCTTCTTCCCGGCTTCGCAGCGCGGGCGGGTATTGGGCCTGTGGAGTTCCTGCTATGCCTTCGGCGGCCTGGTGGCCTCACCGTTCGCGGGGTGGTGGGCCTATACCCTGGTGGGCACCTGGCACGCAGCGTTCTTCTCCAGTGCCGCAGTGGTGGCCCTGGTGGCCGTGCTGTTTTTCTTCCTGCAGCGCAACAAGCCTGAAGATGTCGGCCTGCCGGCCGTGGAGCCCGAGCCGCAGAGCATGGCCCCGGCGGACAACCTGTGCAGCGTGTGGGCACCGCTGAGGGAGATCCTGCGCAACCGCACGGTGCTGACCCTGGGGCTTGCGTACTTTCTGCTGAAGCCGGCGCGCTACGCCATCCTGTTGTGGGGGCCGGTGATTGTCTTCGAACAGATGCCATCGGTGGGCAAGGTGGGGGCGGCAATCATCCCGACCGCCTTCGAACTGGCGGGGTTGCTAGGCCCGATCATGATCGGCCTGG from Pseudomonas fortuita carries:
- a CDS encoding Zn-dependent hydrolase: MLKSNGERLWASLMAMAEVGATARGGNCRLALSEEDKAGRELFSHWCREAGLSLSVDAIGNLFARRAGSDPHAAPVMMGSHLDTQPEGGRFDGVYGVLAGLEVVRRLNDLNIQTRKPLEIAVWTNEEGARFTPAMFGSAVFTGSLALAEALAIRDADGVSVADELHRTGYAGQRPLGGEVDAYFEAHIEQGPILEDNAKAIGVVSGGQAIRWLDVTVEGMAAHAGTTPMLLRKDALYGTARMIQAVEQLAADFSPQGLTTVGELSIAKSSRNTIPGLLQFTVDLRHHRDEAIEAMERELTLKLQAIASQRGLQVRIERHWVSPATPFDADCVAAVQQAVDGLGYAQQSIVSGAGHDAILLARYCPTAMVFIPCVGGLSHNEAEDVLPDDARQGADVLLNAVLARAGRVDITH
- a CDS encoding aminotransferase-like domain-containing protein, whose protein sequence is MFELHPDSPTPLVNQIIDGLRELIDNQTLKPGAKVPSIRAFAASYSVSTFTVVEAYDRLVAQGLLVSRGNAGFFVNRAAGEMLDRHTTEADASRPMFNSEWYLQQIFEIRQLPYKPGCGWLPNDWMYEDGLRRGLRQVAGSPLELSGYGDPMGLMELRTLTAQNLQQELSIVANPAQLMLTHGASQALDLAARTLVRPGDVVLVDDPGYPNLMSILRTQGATLVGVPRTPAGYDLNQLEQLLTHHRPTAFFTQPHLHSPTCSRTPLPQLHRLLQLASQHGFRLVENNLYADMVTEPQPCLASLDHLQQVVYVGSYSKSISPNVRVGYMLANPELMQKLLHLKMRSGLTTSQVMERVVYAAIIDGRWRKHLKRLRQRLAEAHQEVGRHLHRLGFELFTESDEGMYIWTRHPAIPDSAALLDDALEKGIMLGPGQLFMVDAKATGWMRFNVAFSTDPAMWELLEKVFVKHVRRGGM
- a CDS encoding amino acid permease — encoded protein: MDATSTTTTAKGGHESKLSASLKSRHLTMMSIAGVIGGALFVGSGSVIHSAGPAAVLAYLAGGILVVLIMRMLGEMATSSPDTGSFSTYADRAIGRWAGFTIGWLYWWYWVILMAWEAYVAGKILHGFFPDVSVNVFVLATTLLLITVNFFNVKHYGEFEFWFALIKVIAIVCFLIVCTAAVMNVWQFGEVRGISHLTAEGFMPNGITTVIGALLGVMFAFLGAEIVTIAASEAKDPAAQIVKATNSVVWRVCLFYVGSIFLIVCLVPWNDPHLGVSGYGAYRRTLELLGVPYAELLMNFVVLTSVSSCLISGHYTASRMLFSLAQRGDAPSFFKITRAGTGVPVYAIMGSCAVAVVCALINFSETLRPKDVLDTLMNTTGMIALLVYLVIAFSQLRMRRKLIAEGKEVRLKMWLFPWLTYLVIAFIVAALVTMAFMPDYQILVISTGIAAAVVVAMGVVHQIRSGSSKQH
- the tam gene encoding trans-aconitate 2-methyltransferase; the encoded protein is MAWSANQYSLFEDERTRAVRDLLAAIPPRPVRHATDLGCGPGNSTEVLLQRYPDAQVTALDSDPDMIDKARERKRLCIPRVRTVIADIAGWSAPEPQDLILANASLQWVPDHASLYPHLVRQLSEGASLAVQTPDNLDEPAHRQLREIASQGPWAAKFADFQLPPRHGAAFYYDLLSPLCARVDVWRTTYHHPLVGGAEAVVEWFKGSALRPYLARLDEQEQGDFLQMYLQAMQRDYPPATDGKVLLPFPRLFVIATR
- a CDS encoding DUF2784 domain-containing protein, whose amino-acid sequence is MLYRLAADTLVLLHLAFILLVLFGGLLVLKWRPALFIHLPALAWGVAVECLHLGCPLTTWENRMRSAAGGAGYQGGFVEHYIWPLIYPAGLTPHIQLLLGSVVLLLNLGVYSYVAWRWHRPSG
- a CDS encoding LysR substrate-binding domain-containing protein yields the protein MSLSHAQLKAFHAVAVHGSFTRAAEKLFLTQPAVSDQVRKLEERFGVLLFHRNKRSVQLTDLGERLLGISQRLFACEVEAQELLHDSRALHTGSLVLAVDAPVHVLPQIARFCQRYPGIQVKIETGNTDESLARLFSYQADLALLGRDVDDERLHCLPLRRDPMVAFVSHNHPWSSRGSISLADLDDTPLVLREPGSVTRQTLEEEMQRAGLRIRPAIQVEGREAAREAVVVGIGVGVVSAAEFGADARVCALPIVDCQRHLTETLVCLSEQRTRRVVATFLQMVEEGL